In one Haemophilus parainfluenzae genomic region, the following are encoded:
- a CDS encoding sodium-dependent transporter, with product MTQSNAKRETFSGRNAFIMAAIGSAVGLGNIWRFPYTTYENGGGAFIIPYLIALLTAGIPLLFLDYAIGHRHRGGAPLSYRRFNPHFEVFGWWQVMVNVIIGLYYAVVLGWAASYTYFSLNSAWGDQPIDFFLHEFLKMGDISNGVSFEFVGMVTGPLIAVWLVALGVLSLGIQKGISKSSDILMPVLVVMFVALVVYSLFLPGAEKGLNALFTPDWSKLSNPSVWIAAYGQIFFSLSICFGIMITYASYLKKDSDLTGSGLVVGFANSSFEVLAGIGVFAALGFIATAQGVEVSEVAKGGIGLAFFAFPTIINKAPFGEVLGVLFFGSLTFAALTSFISVIEVIISAIQDKLRLRRAKATFVVGLPMMVVSVILFGTTTGLPMLDVLDKFVNYFGIVAVAFVSLIVIVANEKLGLLGNHLNQSSSFKVGFLWRLCIVITTGILAFMLLSEGAKVFTEGYEGYPSWFVNIFGWGMAISLVVVSFILSRLKWKNEDNFKLEEKGE from the coding sequence ATGACGCAGTCAAACGCAAAGCGTGAGACCTTTTCTGGTCGGAATGCATTTATTATGGCGGCGATTGGATCCGCTGTTGGCTTAGGAAACATCTGGCGTTTCCCTTATACCACTTATGAAAACGGGGGCGGTGCATTTATTATCCCTTACCTTATTGCACTTTTAACCGCCGGTATTCCATTGCTTTTCTTAGATTATGCAATTGGTCATCGCCATCGTGGTGGTGCACCGCTTTCTTATCGTCGCTTTAACCCACACTTTGAAGTGTTTGGTTGGTGGCAAGTAATGGTGAATGTTATCATTGGTCTTTACTACGCGGTAGTATTAGGTTGGGCGGCAAGCTATACCTATTTCTCACTTAATTCTGCTTGGGGCGACCAACCTATTGATTTCTTCCTACACGAATTCTTAAAAATGGGTGATATCAGTAACGGCGTGAGCTTCGAATTTGTCGGCATGGTAACTGGCCCATTAATTGCTGTATGGTTAGTGGCGTTAGGCGTGCTTTCTTTAGGTATTCAAAAAGGGATTTCTAAATCTTCAGATATCTTAATGCCTGTTTTAGTGGTGATGTTTGTGGCGTTGGTCGTTTATTCTTTATTCTTACCAGGTGCAGAAAAAGGCTTAAACGCACTATTTACACCAGACTGGTCAAAACTCTCTAATCCGAGCGTGTGGATTGCGGCTTACGGTCAAATCTTCTTCTCTCTTTCCATCTGTTTCGGGATTATGATTACGTATGCATCGTACTTGAAAAAAGATTCAGATTTAACTGGTAGCGGTTTAGTTGTTGGTTTTGCAAACTCAAGTTTTGAAGTGCTTGCTGGTATCGGTGTATTTGCGGCATTAGGTTTCATTGCAACCGCGCAAGGTGTAGAAGTGAGCGAAGTGGCAAAAGGTGGTATTGGTTTAGCCTTCTTTGCATTCCCAACTATTATTAACAAAGCACCATTCGGTGAAGTATTAGGGGTATTATTCTTCGGTTCATTAACCTTTGCGGCGTTAACCTCATTTATTTCTGTTATTGAAGTAATCATTTCAGCGATTCAAGATAAACTCCGTTTACGTCGAGCAAAAGCGACCTTTGTTGTTGGTTTACCAATGATGGTGGTATCAGTCATTTTATTTGGTACGACAACCGGCTTACCAATGCTTGATGTATTAGATAAATTCGTGAACTACTTTGGTATCGTTGCAGTTGCATTTGTTTCATTAATTGTGATTGTAGCAAATGAAAAATTAGGCTTATTAGGCAACCACTTAAATCAAAGCTCTTCATTCAAAGTCGGTTTCCTATGGCGTTTATGCATTGTAATCACCACGGGTATTCTTGCCTTTATGTTATTGAGTGAAGGTGCGAAGGTATTTACAGAAGGTTATGAAGGCTATCCAAGCTGGTTTGTAAATATCTTTGGTTGGGGGATGGCAATTTCGCTAGTGGTGGTTTCGTTCATTCTTTCTCGTTTAAAATGGAAAAATGAAGACAACTTCAAGCTTGAAGAAAAAGGAGAATAA
- a CDS encoding methionine/alanine import family NSS transporter small subunit, producing the protein MTSIAITMMIVALFVIWGGLIFSLIRLPKEEK; encoded by the coding sequence ATGACAAGTATTGCAATTACAATGATGATTGTGGCGCTTTTTGTGATTTGGGGCGGCTTGATCTTTTCCTTAATCAGACTTCCAAAAGAAGAAAAATAA
- the cpdB gene encoding 2',3'-cyclic-nucleotide 2'-phosphodiesterase has product MINRRNFIQLGASSILALSASRFAFAKSDTQVDLRIVATTDIHSFLTDFDYYKDAPTEKFGFTRAASLIRQARQEVKNSVLVDNGDLIQGNPIADYQAAKGYKEGKSNPAVDCLNAMHYEVGTLGNHEFNYGLDYLADAIKQAKFPIINANVVKVGTEEPYFTPYVIQTKEVVDSQGKKHKLNIGYIGFVPPQIMVWDKANLQGKVETRDIVKTAQKYVPEMKQKGADIIVALAHTGPSDEPYQEGAENSAFYLADVPHIDAIVFGHSHRLFPNKEFAKSPNADIAKGTVKGVPESMAGYWANNISVIDLTLAQHNGKWLVADGKAVLRPIYDAENKKATTESDAELTALLKPVHEATREFVAQPIGKATDNMYSYLALVQDDPTIQIVNQAQKAYVEKVAPSVAAMAGLPILSAGAPFKAGGRKNDPTGYTEVNKGELTFRNAADLYLYPNTLVVVKATGEELKEWLECSAGMFKQIDPTSDKPQSLLDWDGFRTYNYDVIDGVNYEFDLTQPPRYDGECKLINPNSHRVVNLTYQGKPVDPKAEFLIVTNNYRAYGNKFPGTGDAHIVYASPDENRQILADYIKAESEKNGHVNPSADKNWRFAPIKGNDKLDVRFETSPSEQAAKFIQDNAQYPMKKVGTDEVGFAVYQIDLSK; this is encoded by the coding sequence ATGATCAACAGAAGAAATTTCATCCAACTTGGCGCAAGCAGCATTTTAGCGTTAAGTGCTAGCCGCTTTGCTTTTGCGAAAAGCGACACACAAGTCGATTTACGTATTGTGGCAACAACCGATATTCACAGTTTTTTAACTGACTTCGATTACTACAAAGATGCACCCACTGAGAAATTCGGTTTTACTCGTGCAGCAAGCTTGATTCGTCAAGCTCGTCAAGAGGTGAAAAATAGCGTTTTAGTTGATAACGGTGACTTAATCCAAGGTAACCCAATCGCTGACTATCAAGCGGCTAAAGGTTACAAAGAAGGCAAATCAAACCCAGCGGTAGATTGCTTAAATGCAATGCACTATGAAGTGGGCACATTAGGTAACCACGAATTTAACTATGGCTTAGATTATTTAGCCGATGCGATTAAACAAGCGAAATTCCCAATCATCAATGCCAACGTAGTAAAAGTCGGTACCGAAGAGCCCTATTTCACACCTTATGTGATTCAAACCAAAGAAGTGGTAGATAGCCAAGGTAAAAAGCACAAACTAAACATTGGTTATATCGGTTTTGTACCACCTCAAATTATGGTATGGGATAAAGCAAACTTACAAGGCAAAGTAGAAACTCGCGATATCGTGAAAACTGCACAAAAATATGTGCCAGAAATGAAACAAAAAGGCGCAGATATTATTGTGGCACTTGCTCACACAGGCCCATCAGATGAGCCATATCAAGAAGGTGCAGAAAACTCAGCATTCTACCTTGCTGATGTACCACACATTGACGCGATTGTTTTCGGTCACTCTCACCGTCTATTCCCAAACAAAGAGTTCGCCAAATCACCAAATGCAGATATTGCTAAAGGTACTGTAAAAGGCGTACCTGAAAGTATGGCTGGCTACTGGGCAAACAACATCAGTGTAATCGACTTAACCCTTGCTCAACACAACGGCAAATGGTTAGTGGCTGATGGTAAAGCGGTACTTCGCCCAATTTATGATGCTGAAAACAAAAAAGCGACCACAGAAAGTGATGCCGAATTGACCGCACTTTTAAAACCTGTGCATGAAGCCACCCGTGAATTTGTGGCACAGCCAATCGGTAAAGCGACCGATAACATGTATAGCTACTTAGCCCTAGTGCAAGATGACCCAACCATTCAAATTGTGAACCAAGCACAAAAAGCTTACGTTGAAAAAGTAGCACCAAGTGTTGCAGCAATGGCGGGCTTACCAATTTTAAGTGCAGGCGCACCATTTAAAGCAGGCGGACGTAAAAATGACCCAACGGGCTATACTGAAGTGAACAAAGGTGAATTAACCTTCCGTAATGCAGCAGATTTATACCTCTATCCAAACACCTTAGTTGTGGTGAAAGCAACCGGTGAAGAACTGAAAGAGTGGTTAGAATGTAGCGCAGGGATGTTCAAACAAATCGATCCTACCAGCGACAAACCACAATCTTTACTTGATTGGGACGGTTTCCGTACTTATAACTACGATGTGATTGACGGCGTAAATTATGAATTCGACCTGACCCAACCACCGCGTTATGACGGCGAATGTAAATTGATTAACCCGAACTCACACCGAGTGGTGAATTTAACTTACCAAGGTAAACCGGTTGATCCAAAAGCAGAATTCTTAATTGTAACCAACAACTATCGCGCTTACGGTAATAAATTCCCAGGCACTGGCGATGCGCACATTGTTTACGCTTCTCCTGATGAAAACCGCCAAATTCTTGCGGATTACATCAAAGCAGAAAGCGAAAAAAATGGCCATGTAAACCCAAGTGCAGATAAAAACTGGCGCTTTGCACCGATTAAAGGTAACGATAAATTAGACGTGCGTTTTGAAACCTCGCCAAGCGAGCAAGCTGCGAAATTTATTCAAGACAATGCACAATACCCAATGAAGAAAGTCGGCACCGATGAAGTTGGATTTGCGGTATATCAAATCGATTTATCGAAATAA
- a CDS encoding ornithine carbamoyltransferase, translating into MAFNLKNRHLLSLVHHSEYEINYLLDLSRDLKRAKYAGTEQPKLQGKNIALIFEKTSTRTRCAFEVAAYDQGARVTYIDPNSSQIGHKESMKDTARVLGRMYDAIEYRGFKQSTVQELADYAGVPVFNGLTDEFHPTQMLADVLTMIEHCDKPLHQISYVYIGDARNNMGNSLLLIGSKLGMDVRICGPKALLPEAGFVEMCEGFAKESGAQITVTEDIDTAVRDVDFVHTDVWVSMGEPLEAWGERIKLLLPYQVTPELMKRTGNPKVKFMHCLPAFHNSETKVGRQIAEKYPELANGIEVTEEVFESPMNIAFEQAENRMHTIKAVMVSSLA; encoded by the coding sequence ATGGCTTTTAATCTTAAAAATAGACACCTATTGAGTCTTGTTCATCATTCAGAATACGAAATTAATTATTTGTTAGATTTATCGCGTGATTTGAAACGAGCGAAATATGCGGGAACTGAGCAACCTAAACTGCAAGGTAAAAATATCGCATTAATTTTTGAAAAAACCTCAACTCGTACTCGTTGTGCTTTTGAAGTCGCTGCTTATGATCAAGGTGCTAGAGTGACTTACATTGATCCAAATTCATCTCAGATTGGACATAAAGAAAGCATGAAGGATACGGCTCGAGTTCTTGGGAGGATGTATGATGCGATTGAATATCGGGGCTTTAAACAAAGTACTGTGCAAGAGCTTGCAGATTATGCTGGTGTCCCAGTGTTTAATGGTTTAACGGATGAGTTTCATCCTACACAAATGCTCGCGGATGTTCTCACGATGATTGAACATTGTGATAAGCCACTTCATCAAATAAGTTATGTGTATATTGGTGATGCGCGTAATAACATGGGAAATTCTCTTTTACTAATTGGGTCTAAACTTGGGATGGATGTGCGTATTTGCGGCCCTAAAGCCTTATTGCCAGAAGCTGGTTTTGTTGAAATGTGTGAAGGTTTTGCTAAAGAAAGTGGTGCACAGATTACTGTCACTGAAGATATCGACACAGCCGTAAGAGATGTTGATTTTGTGCATACCGATGTTTGGGTTTCAATGGGTGAGCCATTAGAAGCTTGGGGAGAACGTATTAAATTATTGCTACCTTATCAAGTAACACCTGAGTTAATGAAACGCACAGGTAATCCTAAAGTGAAATTCATGCACTGCTTACCCGCATTTCATAACAGTGAAACAAAAGTGGGTCGTCAAATTGCAGAAAAATACCCTGAATTAGCAAATGGCATTGAAGTGACTGAAGAGGTATTTGAGTCACCCATGAATATTGCGTTTGAGCAAGCTGAAAACCGGATGCATACAATTAAAGCGGTAATGGTTTCAAGTTTAGCTTAG
- the speFL gene encoding leader peptide SpeFL, whose protein sequence is MLLRTYIHRYVHTKVLRLLRFNPIKGRSLMAHIRRTRHIMMPSHRSCFSYSLFASQNKPSNTAL, encoded by the coding sequence ATGCTACTTCGTACATATATACACAGATACGTCCATACGAAAGTATTGAGACTTTTACGGTTTAATCCGATAAAAGGTCGTTCTTTGATGGCGCACATCCGTCGTACACGCCATATTATGATGCCGTCGCATCGCTCTTGCTTCTCATACTCACTATTTGCTTCTCAAAACAAACCATCCAACACGGCTCTCTAA
- the speF gene encoding ornithine decarboxylase SpeF — protein MPNLKIAYSPKVEQYFSTNRELVEITKTDFTDVAAIVLTAGDVGEYLERIQATNFGIPVFVVQTEEEQVDPKFYDAIYHIQDLNGYDIKLYSRQIETAARLYEEKMLPPFFKMLSEYVEMGNIAFDCPGHQGGQYYRKHPAGRFLYDFYGENIFRSDICNADVKLGDLLIHEGAACDAQKYAAQVFNADKTYFVLNGTSSSNKVALNAVLAPGDLVLFDRNNHKSNHHGALIQAGATPIYLETARNPFGFIGGIDSHCFEEDYLKSLIKEVAPEKLNQKRPFRLAVIQLGTYDGTIYNARQVVDKIGHLCDYILFDSAWVGYEQFIPMMKDCSPLLLELNENDPGILVTQSVHKQQAGFSQTSQIHKKDKHIKGQDRYVNHKRFNNAFMLHASTSPFYPLFAALDVNAKIQGSEAGRRLWHECVKVGIEARKLVLNHCELIRPFIPTTIKGKKWQDYDTEEIATNLEFFKFHPTDTWHKFEGYADEQYFVDPCKFLLTTPGISLENGEYEDFGIPATILANYLRENGIIPEKCDLNSILFLLTPAETLTKMQTLVAQIALFEKHIKQNSLLKDVLPTVYKNNEDRYKGYTIRQLCQEMHDLYVSRNVKQLQKDLFRKATLPEYALNPHDANIEFVRNKVELVALTDIVGRVAAEGALPYPPGVLCVVPGERWSPTAQKYFLALEEGINTLPGFAPEIQGVYLQKDPDGRTRAYGYVLTDY, from the coding sequence ATGCCAAACTTAAAAATTGCATATAGTCCAAAAGTTGAACAATATTTCTCTACAAATAGAGAATTAGTTGAAATTACCAAAACAGACTTTACTGATGTTGCCGCTATTGTGTTGACAGCAGGAGATGTAGGTGAATACCTTGAACGTATTCAAGCAACAAATTTTGGTATCCCAGTATTTGTTGTTCAAACTGAAGAAGAACAAGTTGATCCGAAATTCTATGATGCTATTTATCATATTCAAGATTTAAATGGTTATGACATTAAGCTTTATAGCCGTCAAATCGAAACTGCAGCAAGACTTTATGAAGAAAAAATGTTACCTCCATTCTTCAAAATGTTAAGTGAATATGTAGAAATGGGTAATATTGCTTTTGACTGTCCGGGACACCAAGGTGGTCAATACTATCGTAAACACCCAGCAGGTCGTTTCCTTTATGACTTCTACGGTGAAAATATTTTCCGTTCAGATATTTGTAATGCTGACGTGAAATTAGGTGACTTGTTAATTCACGAAGGTGCAGCTTGTGATGCACAAAAATATGCGGCTCAAGTATTCAATGCAGATAAAACTTACTTCGTATTAAATGGTACATCTTCTTCAAACAAAGTTGCGTTAAACGCAGTACTTGCTCCGGGCGATTTAGTGTTATTTGACCGTAATAACCATAAATCAAACCACCATGGTGCATTAATTCAAGCGGGTGCAACCCCAATTTACTTAGAAACTGCACGTAACCCATTTGGTTTCATTGGTGGTATCGACAGTCACTGCTTCGAAGAAGATTATTTGAAATCATTAATTAAAGAAGTTGCACCTGAAAAATTAAATCAAAAACGTCCATTCCGTTTAGCGGTTATTCAATTAGGTACTTATGACGGTACAATTTATAACGCTCGTCAAGTGGTAGATAAAATTGGTCATCTTTGTGACTACATCTTATTCGACTCTGCATGGGTAGGTTATGAACAATTCATTCCAATGATGAAAGACTGTTCTCCATTATTGCTTGAATTAAATGAAAATGATCCAGGTATTTTAGTGACTCAATCTGTTCATAAACAACAAGCAGGTTTCTCACAAACTTCACAAATTCACAAAAAAGATAAACACATTAAAGGTCAAGATCGTTATGTAAACCACAAACGTTTCAATAATGCCTTTATGTTACATGCGTCAACCAGTCCGTTCTATCCATTATTTGCGGCATTAGATGTGAATGCGAAAATTCAAGGTAGTGAAGCAGGTCGTCGTTTATGGCATGAATGTGTGAAAGTAGGTATCGAAGCACGTAAATTAGTATTAAATCACTGTGAATTAATTCGTCCATTTATTCCAACCACAATTAAAGGTAAAAAATGGCAAGATTATGACACAGAAGAGATCGCAACTAATCTCGAATTCTTCAAATTCCACCCAACAGATACATGGCATAAATTTGAAGGCTATGCTGATGAACAATACTTCGTTGACCCATGTAAATTCTTGCTTACCACTCCAGGTATCAGCTTAGAAAATGGTGAATATGAAGACTTTGGTATTCCAGCAACCATTCTTGCAAACTACTTACGTGAAAACGGTATTATTCCGGAAAAATGTGACTTGAACTCTATCTTATTCTTGCTCACTCCGGCAGAAACTCTCACCAAAATGCAAACATTGGTAGCTCAAATTGCCTTGTTCGAAAAACACATTAAACAAAACTCTTTATTAAAAGATGTATTGCCAACCGTGTACAAAAACAACGAAGACCGCTACAAAGGCTACACAATCCGTCAATTATGCCAAGAAATGCATGATCTTTATGTCAGCCGCAATGTAAAACAACTTCAAAAAGACCTATTCCGTAAAGCAACATTACCGGAATATGCATTAAATCCACACGATGCGAATATTGAATTCGTTCGTAACAAAGTTGAACTTGTTGCATTAACTGACATTGTTGGTCGCGTAGCTGCGGAAGGTGCATTACCTTATCCTCCAGGTGTGTTATGTGTGGTTCCAGGGGAAAGATGGAGTCCGACTGCACAAAAATACTTCCTCGCATTAGAAGAAGGTATCAACACATTACCTGGTTTCGCACCTGAAATCCAAGGGGTTTACTTACAAAAAGACCCTGATGGACGTACTCGTGCATATGGCTATGTTTTAACTGACTATTAA
- the potE gene encoding putrescine-ornithine antiporter has translation MSAKSNKIGVVQLTILTMVNMMGSGIIMLPTKLAEIGTISIVSWLVTAVGSTALAYAFAQCGMFSRKSGGMGGYAEYSFGKAGNFMANYTYGVSLVIANTAIAISAVGYGSEFLGATLSPLSIALWTIFTLWLATILNFGGARITGNISSFTIWGVIIPVVGISIIGWKWFDGSMYVNSWNPHNVPTFEAIGVSISMTLWAFLGLESACANSDAVENPEKNVPIAVLGGTLGAAVIYIVSTNVIAGIVPNLELANSTAPFGLAFAHMFDETIGKVIMGLMVMSCFGSLLGWQFTIAQVFKSSAEEGYFPAFFKKVTSKDAPIVGMVTITALQTLLSLMTISPSLNKQFNVLVDLAVVTNVIPYLLSMAALAVLLKTENVPQQKYKKTVLVAFIGSVYSIYALYAAGEQAMLYGSIVTFIGWTLYGFVSYKFDLKKSQA, from the coding sequence ATGAGTGCTAAAAGTAATAAAATTGGTGTGGTTCAACTCACCATTCTGACCATGGTTAATATGATGGGTTCAGGTATCATTATGTTACCGACCAAATTAGCTGAAATTGGGACTATTTCTATCGTTTCTTGGCTTGTAACCGCAGTTGGTTCAACAGCCTTAGCTTATGCATTCGCACAATGCGGTATGTTTAGTAGAAAATCCGGTGGTATGGGTGGCTATGCTGAATACTCTTTCGGTAAAGCCGGTAACTTCATGGCAAACTATACTTATGGTGTGTCGTTAGTTATTGCGAATACTGCGATTGCGATTTCTGCTGTAGGTTATGGTTCAGAGTTCCTCGGTGCAACCCTTTCTCCACTTTCTATCGCATTATGGACAATCTTCACTCTTTGGCTTGCGACTATTCTTAACTTCGGTGGCGCAAGAATTACGGGTAACATCAGTTCATTCACCATTTGGGGTGTAATTATTCCTGTGGTGGGTATTTCAATCATCGGTTGGAAATGGTTTGATGGTTCAATGTATGTAAATTCTTGGAACCCACACAACGTGCCTACTTTTGAAGCGATCGGTGTATCTATTTCAATGACATTATGGGCATTCTTAGGGTTAGAGTCTGCTTGTGCGAACTCTGATGCGGTTGAAAATCCAGAGAAAAACGTACCAATCGCGGTACTTGGTGGTACTTTAGGTGCAGCGGTAATTTATATCGTTTCTACTAACGTTATCGCAGGTATTGTTCCTAACCTTGAACTTGCTAATTCAACAGCACCGTTCGGTTTAGCCTTTGCTCATATGTTTGATGAAACAATCGGTAAAGTCATCATGGGCTTAATGGTGATGTCTTGTTTCGGTTCATTATTAGGTTGGCAGTTCACTATTGCTCAAGTATTCAAATCTTCAGCGGAAGAAGGTTATTTCCCAGCATTCTTCAAAAAAGTTACTAGCAAAGATGCACCAATCGTTGGTATGGTAACTATCACTGCGTTACAAACATTACTATCATTAATGACAATCAGCCCATCATTAAATAAACAATTCAATGTGCTGGTGGATCTAGCGGTAGTAACAAACGTTATTCCATACTTGCTCTCAATGGCTGCACTTGCTGTATTGTTGAAAACTGAAAATGTTCCTCAACAAAAATACAAAAAAACTGTTCTTGTTGCCTTTATTGGTTCAGTCTATAGTATCTATGCGCTTTATGCTGCGGGTGAACAAGCGATGTTATACGGTTCAATTGTGACCTTTATCGGTTGGACATTGTATGGTTTTGTTTCTTACAAATTTGACCTTAAAAAATCTCAAGCTTAA
- a CDS encoding SoxR reducing system RseC family protein, translated as MLKESAVVMSYDAETGLAKVKCQSQSACGACSAREACGTASLSELNGKRGEHIFTLETITPLRTGQMVEIGLEEKSMLFSALLMYIVPLFTLLVATLLSSYISENELIRAILIFMLTALSFVMVKRYTHKLGQQTEFQPVLLRVLS; from the coding sequence ATGCTAAAAGAAAGTGCAGTAGTGATGAGCTATGATGCAGAAACGGGTCTTGCTAAAGTGAAATGTCAATCACAAAGCGCCTGTGGAGCTTGTTCGGCTAGAGAAGCCTGTGGAACAGCTTCCCTTTCTGAGCTTAACGGAAAACGAGGCGAACATATCTTCACATTAGAAACCATCACGCCACTGCGCACAGGCCAAATGGTAGAAATCGGTCTAGAAGAAAAATCCATGCTTTTCTCCGCACTGTTAATGTATATCGTGCCACTTTTCACTCTATTAGTTGCAACATTACTTTCTAGCTATATCAGTGAAAATGAGCTCATCCGTGCGATTTTAATCTTTATGTTGACCGCTCTTTCCTTTGTGATGGTTAAACGATATACCCACAAACTCGGCCAACAAACGGAATTTCAGCCTGTTTTGTTGAGAGTGTTGTCCTAA
- a CDS encoding class I SAM-dependent methyltransferase, with translation MAGEKIKIQLLAEAGTLSELTALCSPLGIEHCTESPLALVRTETHLALRKLDEPKLGDVFVDFVAGAMAHRRKFGGGRGEAVAKAVGIKGAELPSVIDATAGLGRDAFVLASIGCQVRLVERHPVVYLLLQDGLNRAYQDVEIGEMMQQNMQLLDVHHIAELNPQTESADVVYLDPMYPHKQKSALVKKEMRVFQHLVGADLDADELLTPALQLARKRVVVKRPDYAEFLAQKAPHVSRETKNHRFDIYMGEAQC, from the coding sequence ATGGCTGGTGAGAAAATAAAAATTCAACTGCTTGCCGAAGCAGGAACATTGTCAGAATTGACCGCACTTTGTTCCCCTCTTGGTATCGAGCATTGTACTGAAAGTCCGCTTGCATTGGTGCGAACTGAAACCCATCTTGCCTTGCGTAAACTCGATGAGCCTAAATTGGGCGATGTGTTTGTAGATTTCGTAGCTGGTGCAATGGCCCATCGTCGTAAATTCGGCGGTGGACGTGGCGAAGCTGTTGCCAAAGCTGTAGGCATTAAGGGTGCTGAATTACCTAGCGTAATTGATGCTACAGCCGGACTTGGTCGAGATGCCTTTGTTTTAGCTTCTATTGGTTGCCAAGTGCGCTTAGTAGAGCGCCATCCTGTGGTGTATTTATTATTACAGGATGGGCTCAACCGCGCTTATCAGGATGTAGAAATAGGCGAAATGATGCAACAAAATATGCAATTGCTAGATGTTCATCATATTGCCGAACTCAATCCACAAACCGAGAGTGCCGATGTGGTGTATTTGGATCCAATGTATCCGCACAAACAAAAATCAGCCCTAGTTAAAAAAGAAATGCGTGTATTCCAACATTTGGTTGGTGCCGATTTAGATGCCGATGAGCTCTTGACACCTGCGTTACAATTAGCCCGTAAACGTGTGGTGGTAAAACGTCCTGATTATGCGGAATTTTTAGCGCAAAAAGCACCCCATGTTAGTCGTGAAACCAAAAACCACCGCTTTGATATTTATATGGGAGAAGCACAATGCTAA
- the trmA gene encoding tRNA (uridine(54)-C5)-methyltransferase TrmA encodes MQLPISQYTELLQKKTEKLTALLQPFNAPEIAVFDSPTSHYRMRAEFRIWHDKGDFYHIMFDQSTLQRYRVDEFPIASELINRMMKALLPLLKTQEVLHKKLFQIDYLSTLSNKIIVSLLYHKQLTEEWQSAATRLKEALQQLGFDVQLIGRASKQKICLEQDFVDEVLPVKGRNYVYRQVENSFTQPNAAVNCKMLEWAINCTQGSQGDLLELYCGNGNFSIALAQNFRKVLATEIAKPSVAAAQFNIAENGIDNLQIIRMSAEEFTQAMNGVREFNRLKGIDLKAYQCNTIFVDPPRAGLDPDTVKLVQNYDRILYISCNPHTLCENLQTLSQTYRIEKAALFDQFPYTDHMESGVWLVRK; translated from the coding sequence ATGCAACTACCCATTTCCCAATATACCGAACTCCTGCAAAAAAAGACTGAAAAACTGACCGCACTTTTGCAGCCTTTTAACGCCCCAGAAATAGCCGTGTTTGATTCGCCAACCAGCCATTATCGGATGCGTGCAGAATTTCGTATTTGGCATGATAAAGGCGATTTTTATCACATTATGTTTGATCAAAGCACCTTGCAGCGCTATCGAGTGGATGAGTTCCCGATTGCCAGCGAACTGATCAATCGCATGATGAAAGCCTTATTACCGTTGTTAAAAACGCAGGAAGTGCTTCATAAAAAACTGTTTCAAATTGATTATTTGAGCACGCTCAGCAATAAGATTATTGTAAGCCTGCTTTACCACAAGCAACTCACAGAAGAATGGCAAAGCGCTGCTACACGCTTAAAAGAAGCATTACAACAACTTGGTTTTGATGTGCAGTTGATTGGTCGTGCGAGTAAACAAAAAATCTGTTTAGAGCAGGATTTTGTCGATGAAGTGTTACCGGTAAAAGGACGCAATTATGTTTATCGCCAAGTGGAAAACAGCTTTACCCAGCCTAATGCAGCGGTGAATTGCAAAATGTTGGAGTGGGCGATTAATTGCACACAAGGTTCGCAAGGGGATTTATTAGAGCTGTACTGTGGTAATGGCAATTTCTCCATCGCCCTTGCACAAAATTTCCGTAAAGTGCTTGCTACCGAAATCGCCAAGCCATCCGTGGCTGCCGCACAATTTAATATTGCGGAAAATGGTATAGATAATCTACAAATTATCCGTATGTCCGCAGAAGAGTTTACCCAAGCCATGAATGGCGTACGTGAGTTTAATCGCTTAAAAGGCATTGATTTAAAAGCCTATCAATGCAATACGATTTTTGTTGACCCACCACGAGCAGGGCTTGACCCTGACACGGTAAAACTGGTGCAGAATTACGATCGTATTTTGTATATTTCCTGTAATCCACATACGCTTTGCGAGAACTTACAGACCCTAAGCCAAACCTACCGCATTGAAAAAGCGGCACTGTTTGACCAATTCCCTTACACGGATCATATGGAAAGCGGCGTATGGCTGGTGAGAAAATAA